The following are encoded together in the Trichomycterus rosablanca isolate fTriRos1 chromosome 19, fTriRos1.hap1, whole genome shotgun sequence genome:
- the tardbpa gene encoding TAR DNA binding protein, like isoform X2, translating into METCYIRVAEDENEEPMEIPSEEDGTVLLSSVAAQFPGACGLRYRSPVSQCMRGVRIVEGVLHAPEADWGNLVYVVNYPKDNKRKMDEMDAASAVKIKRGIQKTSDLIVLGLPWKTSEQDLKEYFGTFGEVIMVQVKRDAKTGNSKGFGFVRFTDYEAQIKVMSQRHMIDGRWCDCKLPNSKYFMEQAGIDEPMRSRKVFVGRCTEDMTADDLRQFFMQYGEVTDVFIPKPFRAFAFVTFADDQVAQSLCGEDLIIKGTSVHISNAEPKHNNIHHLFSNFPGRHPALASMFERARYYYHTSHV; encoded by the exons ATGGAGACGTGCTACATTCGCGTGGCTGAAGATGAGAATGAGGAACCGATGGAGATTCCCTCGGAGGAGGATGGCACTGTGCTCTTATCCAGCGTCGCTGCTCAGTTCCCCGGTGCTTGCGGCCTCCGGTACCGGAGTCCGGTGTCTCAGTGCATGAGAGGGGTTCGCATAGTGGAAGGAGTGTTGCATGCACCTGAGGCAGACTGGGGAAATCTGGTGTACGTAGTGAACTATCCAAAAG aTAATAAAAGAAAGATGGATGAAATGGATGCTGCTTCTGCTGTAAAAATTAAAAGAGGTATTCAGAAAACATCAGACCTGATCGTTCTTGGTTTACCATGGAAAACATCTGAGCAAGATCTGAAAGAATATTTTGGCACATTTGGAGAGGTGATAATGGTACAG GTTAAGAGAGACGCAAAAACAGGAAATTCCAAAGGTTTTGGCTTTGTAAGATTTACAGACTACGAGGCACAAATTAAAGTCATGTCTCAGCGGCATATGATTGATGGAAGATGGTGTGACTGTAAGCTACCTAACTCAAAG TATTTCATGGAACAGGCTGGGATAGATGAGCCTATGCGGAGTAGGAAAGTGTTTGTGGGGCGTTGTACTGAGGATATGACTGCTGATGACCTTAGGCAGTTCTTTATGCAGTATGGTGAAGTCACAGACGTCTTCATTCCCAAACCTTTCCGGGCGTTTGCATTTGTCACGTTTGCTGATGACCAG GTTGCACAGTCCCTGTGTGGTGAGGACCTGATCATAAAGGGCACCAGCGTGCACATCTCCAACGCAGAGCCTAAGCACAATAATA TTCACCACCTCTTTTCCAATTTCCCGGGAAGACACCCTGCGTTGGCCTCAATGTTCGAGCGAGCTCGGTATTACTACCATACTTCCCATGTGTAA
- the pgd gene encoding 6-phosphogluconate dehydrogenase, decarboxylating, whose product MAQADIALIGLAVMGQNLILNMNDHGFVVCAYNRTVSKVHDFLKNEAKGTKVIGAESLQDMVSKLKTPRRIILLVKAGQAVDDFIDKLVPLLQPGDIIIDGGNSEYRDTTRRCKSLKEKGLLFVGSGVSGGEEGARYGPSLMPGGHKKAWPHIKDIFQSIAAKVGTGESCCDWVGDEGAGHFVKMVHNGIEYGDMQLICEAYHLMKDVLNMDHDEMAQAFDQWNKTELDSFLIEITANILKYKDTDGTHLLPKIKDSAGQKGTGKWTAISALEYGVPVTLIGEAVFARCLSALKEERVQASKSLTGPRGGKFTGDKAQFLEDIRKALYASKIISYAQGFMLLRQAAKEFGWSLNNGAIALMWRGGCIIRSVFLGKIKEAFDRNPGLQNLLLDGFFSKAVQDCQESWRRVVSTGVQLGIPMPSFTTALSFYDGYRHAMLPANLLQAQRDYFGAHTYELLSNPGQFVHTNWTGHGGNVSSTSYNA is encoded by the exons ATGGCACA AGCGGATATTGCTCTCATCGGATTGGCCGTCATGGGGCAGAATCTGATCCTGAACATGAATGACCATGGCTTTGTT GTCTGTGCTTACAACAGGACTGTGTCTAAGGTGCATGACTTCTTGAAGAATGAAGCCAAGGGCACCAAAGTAATTGGGGCTGAGTCTTTGCAGGACATGGTCTCAAAACTAAAAACCCCTCGCCGTATCATCCTTCTTGTTAAGGCTGGTCAGGCTGTCGATGATTTCATAGACAAGCTG GTGCCTCTTCTTCAGCCTGGAGACATCATCATTGACGGAGGCAATTCTGAATACAGAGACACAACA CGCCGGTGTAAAAGCTTAAAGGAGAAAGGTCTGTTGTTTGTGGGTAGTGGAGTAAGTGGAGGAGAAGAGGGGGCCCGCTATGGACCATCACTTATGCCTGGCGGACATAAAAAAGCATG GCCACACATAAAAGATATCTTTCAGAGCATTGCTGCAAAGGTTGGCACAGGAGAATCTTGCTGTGACTGG GTTGGAGATGAGGGAGCTGGACACTTTGTAAAGATGGTTCATAATGGCATTGAGTACGGAGACATGCAGCTGATCTGTGAAGCCTACCACCTGATGAAAGACGTGTTGAATATGGACCATGATGAGATGGCACAG GCTTTTGATCAGTGGAATAAAACGGAGCTGGACTCTTTCCTCATTGAAATCACAGCAAACATCCTAAAGTACAAGGACACTGATGGCACTCACTTGCTGCCCAAAATTAAAGACAGTGCAGGACAGAAGGGAACAGGGAAATGGACAGCCATATCTGCCTTGGAGTATGGCGTACCTGTTACACTTATCG GAGAGGCTGTCTTTGCCAGATGTCTCTCTGCACTGAAGGAGGAGAGAGTGCAGGCCAGTAAGAGCCTCACAGGGCCCCGGGGGGGCAAATTTACTGGCGACAAAGCTCAGTTTCTtgaagacattagaaag GCTCTGTATGCCTCCAAGATCATTTCATACGCTCAGGGTTTCATGCTCCTGCGGCAGGCAGCTAAAGAGTTTGGCTGGTCTCTGAATAATGGAGCTATTGCCCTGATGTGGAGAGGAGGCTGCATCATTCGAAG TGTGTTTTTGGGGAAGATCAAAGAGGCTTTTGACCGGAACCCAGGTCTGCAGAATCTGCTGCTTGATGGCTTTTTCAGTAAAGCTGTACAGGACTGCCAG GAGTCATGGAGGCGAGTTGTGAGTACAGGAGTTCAGCTGGGAATCCCAATGCCATCTTTCACAACAGCACTGTCCTTCTATGATGGCTACAGACATGCTATGCTTCCAGCTAATCTGCTGCAG GCTCAGAGAGACTACTTTGGTGCCCACACATATGAGCTGCTCTCAAACCCTGGCCAGTTTGTTCACACCAACTGGACAGGCCATGGTGGAAATGTGTCCTCAACATCATACAATGCATAG
- the tardbpa gene encoding TAR DNA binding protein, like isoform X1, with protein METCYIRVAEDENEEPMEIPSEEDGTVLLSSVAAQFPGACGLRYRSPVSQCMRGVRIVEGVLHAPEADWGNLVYVVNYPKDNKRKMDEMDAASAVKIKRGIQKTSDLIVLGLPWKTSEQDLKEYFGTFGEVIMVQVKRDAKTGNSKGFGFVRFTDYEAQIKVMSQRHMIDGRWCDCKLPNSKYFMEQAGIDEPMRSRKVFVGRCTEDMTADDLRQFFMQYGEVTDVFIPKPFRAFAFVTFADDQVAQSLCGEDLIIKGTSVHISNAEPKHNNSRHMMDRARFGGFGQGFGNSRSPSSNVNFGALSLNPAMMAAAQAALQSSWGMMGMLANQQGQTAASGAAAQTSGSRDQGQSFSTAGTNFSAAGSAGLGWGAANNAPSNGGFGSGFGSSMETKSSWGM; from the exons ATGGAGACGTGCTACATTCGCGTGGCTGAAGATGAGAATGAGGAACCGATGGAGATTCCCTCGGAGGAGGATGGCACTGTGCTCTTATCCAGCGTCGCTGCTCAGTTCCCCGGTGCTTGCGGCCTCCGGTACCGGAGTCCGGTGTCTCAGTGCATGAGAGGGGTTCGCATAGTGGAAGGAGTGTTGCATGCACCTGAGGCAGACTGGGGAAATCTGGTGTACGTAGTGAACTATCCAAAAG aTAATAAAAGAAAGATGGATGAAATGGATGCTGCTTCTGCTGTAAAAATTAAAAGAGGTATTCAGAAAACATCAGACCTGATCGTTCTTGGTTTACCATGGAAAACATCTGAGCAAGATCTGAAAGAATATTTTGGCACATTTGGAGAGGTGATAATGGTACAG GTTAAGAGAGACGCAAAAACAGGAAATTCCAAAGGTTTTGGCTTTGTAAGATTTACAGACTACGAGGCACAAATTAAAGTCATGTCTCAGCGGCATATGATTGATGGAAGATGGTGTGACTGTAAGCTACCTAACTCAAAG TATTTCATGGAACAGGCTGGGATAGATGAGCCTATGCGGAGTAGGAAAGTGTTTGTGGGGCGTTGTACTGAGGATATGACTGCTGATGACCTTAGGCAGTTCTTTATGCAGTATGGTGAAGTCACAGACGTCTTCATTCCCAAACCTTTCCGGGCGTTTGCATTTGTCACGTTTGCTGATGACCAG GTTGCACAGTCCCTGTGTGGTGAGGACCTGATCATAAAGGGCACCAGCGTGCACATCTCCAACGCAGAGCCTAAGCACAATAATAGTAGGCATATGATGGATCGTGCTCGTTTCGGGGGGTTTGGGCAGGGTTTTGGTAATAGTCGCAGTCCTAGCAGTAATGTGAATTTTGGGGCTCTCAGCCTAAACCCAGCCATGATGGCAGCAGCCCAGGCGGCTTTACAAAGCAGCTGGGGAATGATGGGTATGCTGGCCAATCAGCAGGGTCAGACGGCTGCATCTGGCGCTGCTGCTCAAACAAGTGGCAGCAGAGATCAGGGCCAAAGCTTTAGCACGGCAGGCACCAACTTCAGTGCGGCCGGTTCTGCGGGTCTTGGGTGGGGTGCAGCCAATAATGCACCCTCCAATGGGGGCTTTGGCTCTGGCTTTGGCTCCAGTATGGAGACCAAGTCTAGTTGGGGAATGTAG